A single window of Zeugodacus cucurbitae isolate PBARC_wt_2022May chromosome X, idZeuCucr1.2, whole genome shotgun sequence DNA harbors:
- the LOC128923075 gene encoding uncharacterized protein LOC128923075, which translates to MTSQGKIIPENDLLRMFGNDIQINEQGDLTYTCVEEDTDLLNLLKEFDLETLFIGLKNAGITFRSLKYLSKEDIAEAVKNIGLRAEFREKLFFWRKSKFGIEDETLSQTSKVVGWLEKNRRKDSPCSSNNSIRNAFGSQPLSKFLNDNSAGKQLVQYYEEWACFTNKQRDALIKIILEDVMLTKTKLRPEHFASIVEEIIGLFPNEKESQDYYYIPRQKKKPIRQALFQIF; encoded by the exons ATGACCAGTCAGGGTAAAATTATACCGGAAAACGACTTGCTGCGAATGTTTGGCAACGATATCCAAATTAATGAGCAGGGTGATTTAACGTACACGTGTGTTGAGGAAGATACGGATCTCCTTAATCTGCTAAAGGAGTTTGATCTGGAAACACTTTTTATTGGcctaaaaa ATGCTGGAATAACTTTTCgaagcttaaaatatttgtcgaaAGAAGACATTGCGGAAGCAGTAAAAAATATTGGTCTTCGAGCAGAGTTTAGAGAAAAGTTGTTTTTCTGGCGCAAGTCAaag tttggaATAGAAGACGAAACGTTGAGCCAGACTTCAAAAGTTGTTGGTTGGCTAGAAAAAAACCGTCGCAAAGATTCACCTTGTTcttcaaataattcaataagAAACGCATTTGGATCACAG cccctttcaaaatttttaaacgaTAACTCAGCCGGAAAACAACTTGTTCAATATTATGAGGAATGGGCATGTTTTACGAATAAGCAACGCGATGCcctcattaaaataattttagaagatGTCATGTTAACAAAGACAAAGCTTAGACCAGAACACTTTGCTAGTATTGTGGAAGAAATAATTGGTTTATTTCCCAATGAAAAAGAGTCCCAG GATTATTACTACATTCctcgtcaaaaaaaaaaacccatcAGGCAAGCtctattccaaatattttaa